DNA from Quercus lobata isolate SW786 chromosome 1, ValleyOak3.0 Primary Assembly, whole genome shotgun sequence:
TCCTTTAAGATGTATAGGATCTTTTTGTCTTTTGGTGTACAGAAAAGTAGACATTACACCTCTATTTACAAGCTGATATATTTTTTGTAGCACAGATATGAGAGGAGAGATCTTAGTCAGTGGAAATTGTAGAAAACTAGAGCAGGTTGTTGGGAacttgcaaaattttgaaatatgaagTGTTCTAACTGTTGGTTTTGGCAATGAACTTCAGAAATTTTCCATTTCAGATTTGGGCTTGCAATAGTATACAAATATGGAGAAGAAAACAAGGCTGCTTGTCCTTGAATGCttatgtaaattatatatgtcTTGGGTTAACTTGTACTATAATCCATTTGCTTGCAGTAGTGTTATTTCTCACCATCCTAACACCCACATTCCCAAGAAAAATCCCCAAGGAAAACACTGCTCAGCCATTATCTCAATCTGATGAAGACTTTCTAGTTAAGCATCATTTTATGAGAACCACCAGTTTCCTGACCAGTAACTGGAAGTCTATCAGGCAATCCCATCTATTGGTCTTTGGCGTAGGTGTGGTTTGAATTTCAGAATtcttatttaataattagaGATTTTATCAGTTAAGTTAACGAGAATTTATGTATTATTAaagttaattactttttaataGAAGTTTCACTTCAgtataaaacaatatttttttataaaatgcaTCTTTTTGCGCAAGGGATGGAGGAGCTCACTAAATCGATTTTTATGGAATGCATCTTTTTGCACTTGGGATGGATGAACTTACTATATCAATTCGTGGAAATCTTGTGGTCTAGGATTTCTGCATATgatatttgtttggttgatgaaATGAAACTAGAAGCGAAGTTAATGCCAAGTTGGAAACCTGGAGAGAAGCTATAGAATTAAAGACTGATTAAGTTGGACTAAAATAGATTAATAGAGTACATAGAATATAAGTTTAGTAAAAGTAGAAATAAAAACTAAAGGGtgataattcaaaaaaaatactaaaggtTGATAAGACTTGATGACCAAGAGATGCTAAAGAGTAAAAGCTCTTGATATTttggatcaataattcataaaaatgGGAATATTGGAAAGGATGTGAATTATTGGATTAGAGTAAGGTGGATGAAGTGGAGATGTACATCAAAAGTATTATATGATCATAAAATGCCTATAATGTGAGAACTGAGTagtataattatatatatatatatatatacttatagaaaattttacatttcttttaaaaataaaaaatattagctTAATCAAACAGGATCCAAGACAGCATAAAACTTGGTGACAAAAGCTGTGggataaacttttttatttaaaatttaaaaaaaacaaaaagttctTGTTACCGTTGAGAAAGCTCAAAGCAGTTTCGGAAGCAAATTCTAGACCCATTGATCAATCAGCAAAAGCTTAAAAGCgggaaaaattgaaaaaatttgaaattcaaaactCACGAGAAAGCCGTTTAACTTAATttccaaatataaaaatattccaCTAATAATAACTCAAATTATAGGAAAGCAAATTTACATTGTGCTCCCCCACTCCCCTTTGTTTACATTGAAATACCCTTTTCACCgcattcctctctctctctctgtaacCCTCTTTTGCGCTCCTCtgtctctcactcactctctccaAGGTTATACTCTTCTCTTTATCCTTcgatttccaaaaattttgaatcGATTTTCATTACCAATAATTGAACTGTTAAAATCGTGTCAATTTCTTCACAGATCGGAAATCCTCAGTGATCTAATCGTCGCGAAAAGCTTCAGTGAGCGAGAAAAATGGGTCAGATCCAGTACTCCGATAAGTACTTCGATGATACTTACGAGTATCGGTAACCACCATAtcttactctctcttttttattttatttaaataattttaatgaaaatttgtttttggtgaAAGAGTGTGTGTTTTTCTAATCTGTGATCGTCCGTACAGTCATGTGGTGCTGCCTCCTGAAGTGGCCAAATTGCTTCCCAAGAATCGTCTTCTCTCTGAAGTAAGCAATTTAGGGTTTTCATaattttcgtttttttttttttttttattatatatatatttttttatttatatatatatttttttaaattactcaAAACGTTtcgttttgatttgtttttttgcgTTAATGATAAAGTAGAATCGGCACTGGAAATTTGATCCTGAGatgtttaaaacgtttttttttCTGTGCGTTTGTATAAACTGTTGTGAATCAGTATTGAGTTTAAAATGAGCGTTTGTAAACGAGAAGTAgttgttggattttaaaaatgCGCTTTACTAGTTTTACTTGAGTGGATTAAATATTTGGTTTTAGTTGTTTCAgattggttgaaaaaaaaagggttttaatttttggaatttaattAATCTGGTTTAGTTCTTATTTAAAGTACTACATAAGCATGGACGATAAGGCTCTAGTTGTGTAATAGTTGGTACACTTGGGTTGATGAACAAATATAAGGGCGTGAAACTTTGACCTTATTTTCTCTGCTATTTGATTTATCAAGTAATGAACCTGAATAGATTTTTCAGTTTGTCTATCCCGAAAACTGAATGTATCAATATGCTCTTCCAATGACTTTATGATGGACTTTCGTCGATATCTTTCTCATATTTGTTATTGCAAATCAAGACTATCGGTTTTCTTGTTTTCCTTTAGTTAGAGAaccataaatattaaatattatgtATATAGCTGAAGGTGAGAATGTGGGTTAAAATCCCCCTCGCCATGTATTGTGAAGAACGAAAACGAAATGcaaataatgtttatttttagagggcttattttgtgttttgtgttttgttttttgacaTTACTTTCAGAACGAGTGGCGTGCAATTGGGGTTCAGCAGAGCCGTGGATGGGTCCACTATGCAATTCACCGTCCCGAGCCACACATCATGCTCTTCAGGAGGCCTCTGAACTATCAGCAGCAGCAGGAGAATCAGGCCCAGCAGAACATGCTTGCCAAGTGATCTTTTTCACTTAGTTCGCTTTTAATCTCTAGAAGTGAAATGAATGGTTTGTAGGGTTTCTGTttggataaaagaaaaatattttggatgTTTGGAACTTGGCTATGTAATGTTAATTCTCCTGTTTGGGGAATTTTATACTTGTCTTTGGTACTGCATAGAAATATGTTAGTTTTACCTCTGGTGTACCATGCTTACCTAAGGTGTTCTTTTGGATGTGGATTTTAGCTTTTAATGGTGGATTTTGATTGATGGTGTTGCTTTTATGGTTCTGTTTTTCCTGTGGTACTGGTTTTTCTGTTGTTAGAGATCACAAAAGTAGGATAATGTTTGTGTGTTCTCActgtttttgcatttatttaatcTCTAAATAATGGATTAATTTATGGTCCTAATTGTGTAAAAGATGCTTGTTTCTGAATTGACATTCAAGAATTTGGACAATAATTAATAGAGAAAATTGTGGTGGTTGGCAGGCCCTTTTTCTTGTATTACTAATTATTTTctacattatttttttgaaagtactAAGGAAAACTATGGTGCAGCTGGGCATCACATGGAAGTTGTTCCATtcctttttatttctaaatatgATTTAGACTCACTATTGAAATAATAATCTAGTGTCTTGtccgaaaaattgagagaaaaaaagaagaggaaaagaagaggaGCAATTCTTGACTCTGTCCAAACTCTTAAGATTTTCTAATCTGCTACTAAACAGACATTCTAGAAGGGCATATTACCTGCAACAGGTTAGTATGGATTTTGGGGTCCATAACTGGctatggattttgggtttggcTATGGGAGAAAGTTTAGTTTGTGAGGTTGGTTTGGACGCATTGCAGGGATTGTATATTCACCCTTTGTGGGTGATATGGTCCCAATTGGTGCATAGTGTGAacaaaaatttctgaaaattgcTAAAtgtattacaagttttattacaTAAGTCAATGATGTGGAAATGAATGTGATTGGTGGGAGATTTAACTACCttctaaatgaattttttttttttttttttgggtaactgGTGACACTATAATATGTaagtgtaataaaatttgtaatggtCTTAGCATTACTTAAAATTTCCAATAAACCATGTTGAAATGATATGTTGTGATTGTTACAAATTATGAAATCATTTAAGTGTGTTTATTACATAGTTCATTAAAGAACAAAGTTGGTCTCCCATTCAATAGGTagcaatttataaaactattcaTGAAATAAGCCACATAATGCATTAAAAAGATCATGTGACTAAAACTAGACATGGATGatatttcaaatcaataatATTAGcaatatttggattttggaagACCAATTTTCATCATAATCACCAAACATCATTAAATATAATGTAAGTGTCATCtcaatcaaaaaagaaaaaaaaaagaaaaaaagaaaaaaaaaaaagggaactgACCAAataaaacctttgcatcaaAGGGATTACTAGAataaaattgtttcaaaaaatcattacatAACCCTAGCAAAACAACATCAACACACTT
Protein-coding regions in this window:
- the LOC115980368 gene encoding cyclin-dependent kinases regulatory subunit 1, which codes for MGQIQYSDKYFDDTYEYRHVVLPPEVAKLLPKNRLLSENEWRAIGVQQSRGWVHYAIHRPEPHIMLFRRPLNYQQQQENQAQQNMLAK